From a region of the Pristiophorus japonicus isolate sPriJap1 unplaced genomic scaffold, sPriJap1.hap1 HAP1_SCAFFOLD_527, whole genome shotgun sequence genome:
- the LOC139254052 gene encoding probable G-protein coupled receptor 139, giving the protein MKIQRIYYPLFAAFGVPMNLVTIMILFRGKCGLSKCVTRYLVAMATADLLVVILDLILRHIPIRYREQFIFVYSIPLCNIHAILLYAATDCSVWFTITFTFDRFVAICCQKLKTKYSTERTAAVVLGTVTVLSCLKNIPWYFMFTSRYVLGNNPWFCDLYYTNYTSLGWAVFELLHYILTPCVPFILILLLNALTVRHILMASRARRRLRGHSSGESPRDPEMESRRKSMILLFVISGNFILLWAMYMVALMENRIGWISHPVYIPMFVTELGYMLQQLSCCTNTGIYAVTQTKFREQWKNVLKYPFVVIVKCIKR; this is encoded by the exons ATGAAAATACAACGTATTTACTATCCTCTATTCGCTGCTTTTGGTGTTCCGA tgaacttagtgacgataatgatcctgttccggggaaagtgtggactctccaaatgtgtcactcgttacctggtggccatggcaacagcggatctactggtcgtgatcctggatctgatactgaggcacattccgattcgttatagggaacagtttattttcgtgtattccatccccctgtgtaatatccacgccatcctgctctatgcagccacagactgttctgtctggttcaccatcactttcaccttcgatcgatttgtggccatttgttgccagaagctgaaaactaaatatagcaccgagagaacggcggctgtggttctgggaacagtgactgtgctgagctgtttaaagaaCATACCCTGGTATTTTATGTTCACAAGTAGGTATGTGCTTGGTAACAACCCCTGGTTTTGTGATCTGTATTACACTAATTATACATCACTGGGCTGGGCAGTATTCGAACTACTTCATTATATTCtaaccccgtgtgtcccatttattctgatcctgctgctcaatgctctcactgtcagacacattttaatggccagcagagctcgcaggagactccggggtcacagcagtggggagagtcccagagaccccgagatggagagtcgcaggaaatccatgattttattgtttgttatctcggggaatttcatcctgttatgggcaaTGTATATGGTGGCTCTTATGGAAAACCGGATTGGTTGGATTTCACATCCTGTATATATACCTATGTTTGTAACTGAACTGGGATACATGCTGCAGCAGCTGAGTTGCTGTACAAACACTGGTATTTACgccgtgacacagactaagttccggGAGCAGTGGAAGAATGTGCTGAAATATCCCTTTGTTGTAATTGTAAAATGCATTAAACGATAA